In Microbacterium pumilum, the following proteins share a genomic window:
- a CDS encoding DUF1990 family protein — translation MRRGTFRDDTVDYAAVGATQAPDLMQYPPERSIPAEESWRIGSGESRFQTASDALLSWAAQRGAGLELKDVRPASGPMYSGVSFDGEGNAIAPSRTDADLRYDADGTPYVGAGTTIRVDGRVKGLRADAVLRVIFAVEEPRRVGFALGTVSDSVVSGEESFMLEWNDKDEVWFTVRAFDAPEAVLYKVLPRLTRRRRRELFTRYLRAISPLYSTSA, via the coding sequence ATGCGTCGAGGAACCTTCCGGGACGACACCGTCGACTACGCCGCCGTCGGCGCGACGCAGGCGCCCGACCTGATGCAGTACCCGCCGGAGCGGAGCATCCCGGCCGAGGAGTCGTGGCGGATCGGCAGCGGCGAGTCTCGTTTCCAGACCGCGAGCGATGCTCTGCTGTCCTGGGCGGCGCAGCGGGGAGCCGGGCTGGAGCTCAAAGATGTGCGCCCGGCATCCGGACCCATGTACTCAGGTGTCAGCTTCGACGGGGAAGGCAACGCGATCGCGCCGAGCCGCACCGATGCCGATCTGCGCTACGACGCGGACGGCACCCCCTACGTCGGAGCGGGCACCACGATCCGCGTCGACGGCCGGGTGAAAGGCCTGCGCGCGGATGCCGTGCTGCGAGTCATCTTCGCCGTCGAAGAACCACGTCGCGTGGGATTCGCGCTCGGCACGGTGTCGGATTCGGTCGTGAGCGGCGAGGAGTCGTTCATGCTCGAGTGGAACGACAAGGATGAGGTCTGGTTCACCGTCCGCGCGTTCGACGCCCCCGAGGCCGTGCTCTACAAGGTGCTGCCTCGGCTGACGCGCCGACGCCGACGGGAGCTGTTCACGCGGTATCTCCGCGCGATCTCGCCGCTGTACAGCACATCCGCGTGA
- the hrcA gene encoding heat-inducible transcriptional repressor HrcA, whose protein sequence is MVSERGLQVLRAIVQDYVDTREPVGSKAIVERHAFGVSAATIRNDMALLEDEELIAAPHTSSGRVPTDKGYRVFVDHLSALRPLSPAQRTAISSFLEGPGDLDDVLVRTVRALTQLTGQVAIVQYPSFARARVTHVELVQLGAGRMLVIVVTDTGRVSQRMTVVGADFDDEDLARMRAELGTLLVGRSVREGVQRIGDHLAQASPAAASRDAAIAVILRVVAEELEEFRQDRLVLAGSATLARREADFRGSIYPLLEAIEEQVTILRLMSEMVADDQGLATSIGRENEPFGLGEASVLASDYDATGSRARVGVLGPTRMDYPTNLAAVRAVARYLTRLLEEDESSR, encoded by the coding sequence ATGGTCAGCGAACGCGGTCTGCAGGTGCTGCGAGCGATCGTCCAGGACTACGTCGACACGCGAGAACCCGTCGGCAGCAAGGCGATCGTCGAACGGCACGCGTTCGGCGTGTCTGCCGCGACCATCCGCAACGACATGGCTCTCCTCGAAGACGAAGAGCTCATCGCCGCCCCGCACACCTCATCGGGCCGTGTGCCCACCGACAAGGGCTACCGGGTGTTCGTCGATCACCTCTCGGCTCTGCGCCCGCTCAGCCCCGCCCAGCGCACCGCGATCTCCTCGTTCCTCGAGGGCCCCGGTGACCTCGACGACGTGCTGGTCCGCACCGTGCGGGCACTCACCCAGCTGACCGGCCAGGTCGCCATCGTCCAGTACCCGTCGTTCGCGCGAGCACGCGTCACGCATGTCGAGCTCGTGCAGCTCGGCGCTGGACGCATGCTCGTCATCGTCGTGACCGACACCGGTCGGGTCTCGCAGCGGATGACGGTCGTCGGCGCCGATTTCGACGACGAGGATCTGGCCCGGATGCGCGCCGAACTCGGCACGCTCCTCGTCGGCCGCTCGGTGCGTGAAGGCGTGCAGCGCATCGGCGACCACCTCGCGCAGGCCAGTCCGGCAGCCGCGTCACGCGACGCAGCCATCGCGGTGATTCTGCGGGTCGTCGCCGAGGAGCTGGAGGAGTTCCGTCAGGACCGGCTCGTCCTCGCCGGAAGCGCCACCCTCGCGCGACGCGAGGCCGACTTCCGCGGCAGCATCTACCCCCTTCTCGAGGCCATCGAGGAGCAGGTGACGATACTCCGGCTCATGAGCGAGATGGTCGCCGACGACCAGGGGCTCGCCACGAGCATCGGCCGCGAGAACGAGCCGTTCGGTCTGGGTGAGGCCTCGGTGCTCGCAAGCGATTACGACGCCACCGGTTCGCGCGCCCGCGTGGGCGTGCTCGGACCGACGCGAATGGATTACCCGACGAACCTCGCCGCCGTGCGGGCTGTGGCCCGCTACCTCACGCGGCTGCTCGAAGAAGACGAGAGCAGCCGCTGA
- the dnaJ gene encoding molecular chaperone DnaJ, which yields MADHYEVLGVARDASTDEIKKAYRRLARQLHPDVNPGAEASERFKLVTHAYDVLSDPDQRARYDMGGDQPFGGAGGAGGFGGFSDIFETFFGAAGGGRAGRPRSRRERGQDALVRVTLELGDVVFGVHREIEVDTAVVCETCKGSCCQPGTSPVTCDICHGSGNVQRQVRSLLGNVVTTQPCNVCQGYGTTIPYPCATCQGQGRVRARRTVSLDIPAGVETGLRLQLPGSGEVGPAGGPNGDLYIEVTVSPHETFSRDGDDLLATLEVSMPDAILGTTTTIESLDGSVELELRPGVQAGDILTIKGRGITPLRGSQRGDLRVGVHVVTPTRLDARERALIEEFARRTKAPGPRLAEFHQGLFAKLRDRFRNG from the coding sequence GTGGCTGACCATTACGAGGTGCTCGGCGTCGCGCGCGATGCGAGCACCGACGAGATCAAGAAGGCGTACCGACGCCTGGCGCGGCAGCTGCACCCCGACGTGAACCCCGGTGCGGAGGCGTCCGAACGGTTCAAGCTCGTGACTCACGCCTATGACGTGCTCAGCGACCCTGACCAGCGCGCCCGCTACGACATGGGCGGTGACCAGCCGTTCGGCGGCGCCGGAGGTGCCGGCGGGTTCGGCGGCTTCAGCGACATCTTCGAGACGTTCTTCGGCGCGGCCGGAGGCGGCCGGGCGGGTCGCCCGCGCTCACGGCGCGAGCGCGGACAGGACGCACTGGTGCGCGTCACCCTCGAGCTCGGGGATGTCGTGTTCGGCGTCCACCGAGAGATCGAGGTCGACACCGCGGTGGTCTGCGAGACATGCAAGGGCTCCTGCTGCCAGCCGGGCACCTCGCCCGTGACGTGCGACATCTGCCATGGCAGCGGAAACGTGCAGCGGCAGGTGCGCAGCCTCCTCGGCAACGTGGTGACCACGCAGCCCTGCAACGTCTGCCAGGGCTACGGCACGACGATCCCGTACCCTTGCGCGACCTGCCAGGGACAAGGCCGTGTACGCGCCCGCCGAACGGTGTCGCTCGACATCCCCGCCGGCGTCGAGACCGGTCTGCGGCTTCAGCTGCCCGGCTCGGGCGAGGTCGGTCCTGCCGGCGGCCCCAACGGCGACCTGTACATCGAGGTCACGGTGTCTCCGCACGAGACCTTCAGCCGTGACGGCGACGATCTGCTCGCCACGCTCGAGGTCTCGATGCCCGATGCCATCCTCGGCACCACGACGACGATCGAGTCACTCGACGGCTCCGTCGAACTCGAGCTCAGGCCCGGCGTGCAGGCCGGCGACATCCTGACCATCAAGGGCCGCGGCATCACCCCGCTACGCGGCTCGCAGCGCGGCGATCTGCGGGTCGGCGTGCACGTCGTCACGCCCACGCGCCTCGACGCCAGGGAGCGCGCGCTCATCGAGGAGTTCGCCCGGCGCACGAAGGCTCCGGGGCCGCGGCTTGCCGAGTTCCACCAGGGACTGTTCGCGAAGCTCCGCGATCGCTTCCGGAACGGCTGA
- the hemW gene encoding radical SAM family heme chaperone HemW — MGSALPLGEPAPADGSLPPGTAIDARTSFGVYLHVPFCRVRCGYCDFNTYTSSELQGARQDQYADTLLQEITLARRVLEASGPLRPARTVFFGGGTPTLLPPGDLGRMLGGVRSAFGIEADAEVTVEANPDTVTDDVAAELAVSGITRMSIGMQSAVPRVLAALDRTHEPANVRTALIAARSVGLDVSLDLIYGAPEETLDDWRTSLEEAIALAPDHISAYALIVEDGTKLSRQIRRGEVPAPDDDLQADMYELADELLAAAGYEWYEVSNWARDESQRSRHNLAYWQGTDWWGFGPGAHSHIGGVRFWNVKHPAAYAQRLAAGESPAAGRERPDAAARALESVLLRTRIREGLPISELLGEGRHAVAALIADGLVDGPSAVRGTIVLTRRGRLLADAVVRALTD, encoded by the coding sequence ATGGGCTCCGCGCTGCCGCTCGGCGAGCCGGCGCCGGCCGACGGCTCACTGCCGCCCGGCACGGCGATCGACGCCCGCACATCGTTCGGCGTCTATCTGCACGTGCCGTTCTGCCGCGTTCGGTGCGGCTACTGCGACTTCAACACCTACACATCGAGTGAGCTGCAAGGGGCAAGGCAGGACCAGTACGCCGACACGCTGCTGCAGGAGATCACCCTCGCCCGGCGGGTGCTGGAGGCATCAGGCCCGCTCCGGCCGGCGCGCACCGTGTTCTTCGGCGGCGGCACGCCGACACTCCTGCCGCCGGGCGATCTCGGACGGATGCTCGGGGGAGTGCGTTCGGCGTTCGGGATCGAGGCGGATGCCGAGGTCACCGTCGAGGCCAATCCCGACACGGTGACGGATGACGTCGCGGCCGAGCTCGCGGTATCCGGAATCACCAGGATGTCGATCGGTATGCAGTCGGCGGTCCCGCGCGTGCTCGCGGCGCTCGACCGCACGCACGAGCCGGCGAACGTGCGGACGGCGCTGATCGCCGCGCGCAGCGTGGGGCTCGATGTCAGCCTGGACCTGATCTACGGCGCACCGGAGGAGACACTCGACGACTGGCGCACATCGCTCGAAGAGGCCATCGCGCTCGCGCCCGATCACATCTCGGCGTACGCGCTGATCGTCGAGGACGGCACGAAGCTTTCGCGGCAGATCCGTCGCGGCGAGGTGCCGGCGCCCGATGACGACCTGCAGGCCGACATGTACGAGCTCGCCGACGAGCTGCTCGCCGCGGCCGGCTACGAGTGGTATGAGGTGTCGAACTGGGCGCGAGACGAGTCGCAGCGCTCTCGTCACAACCTCGCCTACTGGCAGGGCACCGACTGGTGGGGCTTCGGCCCCGGCGCACACAGCCACATCGGGGGTGTGCGCTTCTGGAACGTCAAGCATCCCGCGGCCTACGCACAGCGGCTCGCGGCGGGTGAGTCTCCCGCGGCTGGTCGTGAGAGGCCGGATGCCGCGGCTCGCGCGCTCGAGAGCGTGCTGCTGCGCACCCGGATCCGCGAGGGACTGCCCATCTCCGAGCTGCTGGGCGAGGGGCGCCATGCGGTCGCGGCGCTGATCGCCGATGGCCTGGTGGACGGGCCGTCGGCAGTGCGCGGCACGATCGTGCTCACCCGGCGCGGGCGCTTGCTCGCCGATGCCGTGGTGCGGGCGCTCACCGACTGA